The Erinaceus europaeus chromosome 13, mEriEur2.1, whole genome shotgun sequence genome segment gtgctggtccttgcactttgcgccatgtttacttaacccgctgcgctactgcccaacccttaTAGCCATTATTTCTATCTCACCAGCCCTGTCTCCAAGGCTGaactcttgtttctttctctaaaTATGTCTCCTTGGTGCTTCCTTTATGGAGACCCATAGtacttcctggaaaaaaaaaataataataaggctttTATAGCGCCCAAACTTTATTTTCCTCAAGTAGATAGGATCCTCAAATTAGTCACTAGATAGCCATGTTGCCAGTCCACTCAGGGAATTTGTATTAGCTGGAATAGAGGAAACCTAGGAAAAGAATGCCTCAAGGAATGTTCTGATGTATTAGAAACCTTGCTGCATAGAAGGTGGCACAGTTggtgaagtgttggactctcaagcatgagatattGAGTTCAATCCTTGTCATGCATCCTATgttccagagtgatactctagcctctctcttgctcgcatcccctctccctttctccatatATATCAACATACATTGAAAAACAAGAAAGGACAAGACACTTTACTAGATGAAATCAGTTGGGTCTGGCTCTGCTCAGAGCAAAGAAAGGCAGAAACACTCTAGGGTTCTTCCATTAAGAATCAGGATACTGGGAgtcggggtggtagcgcagcaggttaagcacatgtggtgagaagcacaaggaccagcgtaaggatctcagttcgagcccctggctccccacctgcaggggagtcgcttcacaggcagtgaagcaggtctgcaggtgtctatctttctctccccttctctgtcttcccttcctctctctatttctctgttctatccaacagcaaaggcattaataacaacagtaacaacaataataacaagagcaacaaaaaatggggggaaaaatagcctccagtagcagtggatttgcagtgccagcaccgagtcctagcaataaccctggaggcaaaaaaaaagaatcagaatactgggagctgggtgatgatggtgctcctggttgagtgcacacattaccatgcactggaccagggttcaagcccctcctccccacctaaagaggggaaacttcataagtggtgaagtaagtactgcagatgtctctgtgtctctctccatctctttttctctcttccctctcaatttctctctgtcctattaaaaaaaaaatcctgccagATGtattggattcattgtgcagacaccaaactcCCGTGACAACCCCATGgacaaatgagagagaagggcgggagtagatagcataatggttatgcaaagagactctcatgcctgaggctctaaagttccaggttcaaaaaccagcaccacaccacaccatcataaacaagagctgagcagtgctctgattaaaaaaaagaaagaaaagagaaaaaaaaatcaggatatAAATCCTACTACATCCCTAGCAAGAGACCTGGGTGATACATTGGGCTCAAGAGTTATATGAtatttctctgtattttcttttcaatCTTACTGTAAGATTAATAttgcttgggagttgggtggtagcgcagctggttaagcgcaggtgacgcaaagtgcaagggccggcataagggtcccggttcgcccctggctccccacctgcagggaagttacttcacaggcagtgaaataggtctgcaggtatctatctttctctcttcctctctgtcttcccctcctctctccatttctctctgccctatccaacaacaatgacatcaataacaacaacaataataactacaataataaaaacaagggcaacaaaagagaataaataaatatttttaaaagattaatatttctatttatttatttatttatttatttttcccagagcactgctcagctctggttatagtggtgtagggattgaacctaggactttggagcctcaggcataagagtctctttgcataaccattatgctaccaacCCTGcaccttaaaaaatatatatttatttattattggatagagactgagagaaattgagagaagaggaggaggaggggagagggagaaagagagagacagaaagacacctgtagccctatttcaccactcgtgaagcattccccctgcagtggggaccaggggcttgaacctgggtccttgcatactgtaatgtgatcacttaacctgttgcatcaTGACCTGGCCCATTAAATTATTAATTAgggggttggacggtagcgcagcgggttaagcgcacatggcgcaaagtggaaggaccggcataaggatcccagtttgaaccccctagctccccacctgcaggggggtcgcttcacaggcagggaagcaggtctgcaggtgtctgtctttttcttcccctcctctctcgatttctctctgtcttttccaacaacaacatcatcaataacaacaacaataataaccacaaaacgaTAAGGGGGGGGCaacagaagggagggaaaggaaagaaaaaggatccCAATGTTCCTAGAAGGCCTCCATCTGCTTTCTTCCTGTTTTGCTCTGAACATCGCCCAAAGATAAAAAGTGAACACCCTGGCCTATCCATTGGGGATACTGCAAAAAAGCTGGGTGTAATGTGGTCTAAACAGTTAGCTAAAGATAAACAGCCATCTGAGCAGAAAGCAGCTAAACTAAACGAAAAATCTGAAAAGGATAATGCTGCATACTGTGCCAAGGGCAAAAATGAAGCAGGAAAGAAGAGTCCTGGCAGGCCAGCAGGCTCAAAGAATGAGCCAGactatgaggaagaggaggaagaagatgaagatgatgaggaagaggaggaagacgaAGAACAAGAGGTTATCCTGTGTTGATGTGTGAATCATGCATGTGTGCTCAGGCAACTGTTTTGCTAAGAATATGAATTCAAGTGCAGTTCAATATTAGCTTCAATATAAAAACTGTACAGATTTTTGTATAGCTAAAATTCTTTGTagagaaaatacttttttatatttatttatttccttttgttgctcttttttaatatttattttatttattcccttttgttgcccttgttgttttattgttgtagttattattgttgttgtcgttgttggataggacagagagaaatggagagaggaggggaagacagagaggaggagagaaagatagacacctgcagacctgcttcaccgcctgtgaaacgactcccctactggtggggagccggggttcgaaccgggatccttatgccggtccctgtgctttgcgccacctgcgcttaacccgctgcgctacagcccgactcccttgttgctcttttttaattgttgttattgatgtcgtcgttgtttgacaggacagagagaaatggagagaggagggaaggatagagggggaagagaaagagagacacctgcagacctgcttcaccacctgtgaagcgactctcctacaggtggggagcgggaggctggaaccgggatccttaagccggtccttgcactttgcgccatgtgcgcttaatccactgcactactgcccgactcctgagaaaatattttttataaaaatgcaggTTGTAGCTTTTTGGGGGGCTACTACATTTAGATTCTAAAGCTTTTGATGTTGAGTGTTTCCAAATATTTAGTAGTTTCTTTAATTTCTTGACTTGTATATGCTACCACAGCAAACTTGTAAGAATTAGTATCAGTAG includes the following:
- the LOC103127568 gene encoding high mobility group protein B2-like — its product is MTWPIKLLIRGGGQQKGGKGKKKDPNVPRRPPSAFFLFCSEHRPKIKSEHPGLSIGDTAKKLGVMWSKQLAKDKQPSEQKAAKLNEKSEKDNAAYCAKGKNEAGKKSPGRPAGSKNEPDYEEEEEEDEDDEEEEEDEEQEVILC